A stretch of the Ctenopharyngodon idella isolate HZGC_01 chromosome 14, HZGC01, whole genome shotgun sequence genome encodes the following:
- the stc2a gene encoding stanniocalcin-2a produces MLIKFALALLLVTVLGEVVGTDNADVHESHPEKPASQKGRLSLQNTAEIQHCLVSAGDVGCGVFECFENNSCEIRGLQEICMTFLHNAGKFDSQGKSFIKDALKCMAHGLRHKFSCISRKCLAIKEMVFQLQRECYMKHNLCSAAKDNVNVMVEMIHFQDLFPKGPYVELVNILLGCGEEVKEAITRSVRLQCEQNWGALCDSLSFCTSITAAPAPGGLDRRPVVSSHSEGEHHKGARQGDKDKPGKVGISSHTRSRSQGPRRASLDAGVAEQEDSKISDIRR; encoded by the exons ATGTTGATCAAATTTGCACTAGCCTTGCTACTTGTCACCGTCTTGGGGGAAGTGGTAGGAACGGATAATGCTGATGTTCACGAGAGTCACCCCGAGAAACCGGCCAGTCAGAAAGGACGTCTCTCCTTACAAAATACAG CTGAGATCCAGCACTGTCTTGTGAGCGCTGGAGACGTGGGCTGCGGTGTGTTCGAGTGTTTCGAGAACAACTCCTGTGAAATCCGGGGCCTCCAGGAAATCTGCATGACCTTCCTGCACAATGCTGGCAAGTTTGACTCGCAG GGCAAGTCCTTCATCAAGGATGCTCTGAAGTGCATGGCTCACGGCTTAAGGCACAAGTTCAGCTGCATCAGCCGAAAATGCCTGGCCATAAAGGAGATGGTCTTCCAGCTTCAACGGGAATGCTACATGAAACACAACCTCTGTTCAGCTGCTAAAGACAATGTCAATGTCATGGTGGAGATGATACATTTCCAAGACTTATTTCCCAAAGG GCCGTACGTTGAGCTGGTGAACATCTTGCTCGGCTGTGGAGAGGAGGTGAAGGAAGCCATTACCCGGAGCGTGCGTCTGCAGTGCGAGCAGAACTGGGGCGCTCTGTGCGACAGCCTGAGCTTCTGTACGTCTATAACCGCCGCTCCAGCGCCAGGCGGCCTTGATCGACGTCCGGTGGTTTCCTCTCATTCAGAGGGGGAGCACCACAAGGGCGCTCGACAAGGAGACAAGGACAAACCTGGCAAGGTCGGGATCAGTTCCCACACAAGAAGTCGGAGCCAAGGCCCACGCCGTGCCAGTTTAGATGCCGGCGTTGCCGAGCAGGAAGACTCTAAAATCAGTGACATTCGGAGGTGA